The following are from one region of the Methyloversatilis discipulorum genome:
- the rluB gene encoding 23S rRNA pseudouridine(2605) synthase RluB yields MMQGRRRPGAGGEVNGNVANYRSQDSKNKRRGPVVFNEPQKLHKMLADMGLGSRRELEDWIIAGRISVNSLPAHVGQRVGPEDKVRVNGKLIHIHFAQRAPRVLIYHKPEGEIVSRDDPEGRPSVFDKLPKVGGGRWIAVGRLDFNTSGLLVFTTSGELANKLMHPSYELEREYAVRLIGELTPEQSKKLTEGIELEDGIAKFNSLADGGGEGSNHWYRVTLSEGRNREVRRMFEAIGLTVSRLMRVRYGPFELPRRLARGKSEELKAEQVEKLLSVVPAKGKQRKGPAEEARPPVDGEAPTSPKRGRRRGPRKPREAGEGGNRAAPQQGAPSPQGGEGDAPARKRAPRRRRRPSAKPAAGGGEA; encoded by the coding sequence ATGATGCAAGGTAGACGCAGACCGGGCGCCGGCGGCGAGGTCAATGGCAATGTGGCCAATTACCGCTCGCAGGACAGCAAGAACAAGCGGCGCGGCCCGGTGGTGTTCAACGAGCCGCAGAAGCTGCACAAGATGCTGGCCGACATGGGCCTGGGCTCGCGCCGCGAACTGGAAGACTGGATCATCGCCGGCCGCATCAGCGTCAATTCGCTGCCGGCGCACGTGGGGCAGCGCGTCGGGCCGGAGGACAAGGTCCGCGTCAATGGCAAGCTGATCCACATCCACTTCGCCCAGCGTGCCCCGCGCGTGCTCATCTACCACAAGCCGGAAGGCGAAATCGTGTCGCGCGACGACCCGGAGGGGCGTCCGTCCGTGTTCGACAAGCTGCCCAAGGTAGGCGGCGGCCGGTGGATCGCGGTAGGTCGCCTCGACTTCAATACGTCGGGCCTTCTGGTGTTCACCACCAGCGGTGAGCTGGCCAACAAGCTGATGCACCCGAGCTACGAGCTCGAACGCGAGTACGCGGTGCGGCTGATCGGGGAGCTCACGCCGGAACAGTCGAAGAAGCTGACCGAGGGCATCGAGCTCGAAGATGGCATCGCCAAGTTCAACTCGCTGGCTGACGGTGGCGGCGAGGGTTCGAACCACTGGTACCGCGTCACGCTGTCCGAAGGCCGCAACCGCGAGGTTCGCCGCATGTTCGAGGCTATCGGTCTGACCGTGAGCCGCCTGATGCGCGTGCGCTATGGTCCGTTCGAGCTGCCGCGACGTCTGGCGCGCGGCAAGTCGGAGGAGCTGAAGGCGGAACAGGTCGAGAAGTTGTTGTCGGTGGTGCCGGCCAAGGGCAAGCAGCGCAAGGGCCCGGCGGAAGAAGCCCGGCCGCCGGTTGACGGCGAGGCGCCGACGTCGCCCAAGCGCGGCCGTCGCCGCGGTCCGCGCAAACCCCGCGAAGCGGGTGAGGGAGGCAATCGCGCTGCGCCGCAACAGGGCGCACCGTCGCCGCAGGGTGGCGAGGGCGATGCGCCGGCGCGCAAGCGGGCGCCGCGACGCCGTCGCCGCCCGTCGGCCAAGCCTGCGGCAGGCGGCGGAGAGGCCTGA